In Methylothermaceae bacteria B42, the genomic window GAACCTTCAATACATTCAGCAGTTTTTGCTGGAACAGCAGATTGAAGTGGTGGTCACCCGGGAGCCTGGCGGCGTGTCGGTGGCGGAAAAACTGCGGTCCCTGATTGTAGAGGAAACCTCCCTGTACCCGGAAGCGGAACTGCTTTTATTGTTCGCCGGCCGGGTCCATCACATCCAGGAATTGATCTTGCCGTCGTTGAACCAGGGGAAATGGGTGATATGCGATCGCTTTACCGATGCCAGCTACGCCTATCAAGGGGAAGGCAGGGGCATTGCCTGGCGCCGTATTGAATACCTGGAAGACTGGCTGCAAAAGGGATTGAAACCGGATTTGACTTTGTTGTTGGACGCGCCCGTGGAAGTAGGGCTGAACAGGACCCGGCAACGAACAGATAACAATCGCTTTGAAAAAGAAAGCCTGGCATTTATGCAACGGGTCAGGCGGGGATATTTGTTACTCAGTCAGCTGCATCCAGAGCGAATACGCCGGATTGATGCTACCCGGCCTTTGAGCCAGGTGCAGGCCCAAATTGGAGGGATTTTGCAGGAGCTGATAACATCGTGGCGGCAAAGTTGAGCCTCTACCCTTGGCAGGATGCCATTTGGTCCCATTTACAAGCTTATCAAGCGCAAAACCGGTTGCCTCAAGGGTTATTGTTAAGTGGTCCCAAAGGCATCGGCAAAACCCGGCTCGCCCATTATTTCGCCCACGGTACGCTTTGTGAAAAAGGGCGCCATTGCGGCCAGTGTGCTTCCTGTAAATTGCTTGCTGGGGGCACTCATCCCGATCTTCTTATTATTGCCCCGGAACCTGGAAAAATCCTGACTGTGGAAAGCATCCGTTCTTTAATTGAACGGTTGGAACTCAAGCCGCAGTATGGAAAGGGGCGGGTGGTGATTATTGAATCGGCGGACCGGATGAATATCGCTTCGGCCAACAGCTTTCTCAAAACCTTGGAAGAACCAGGTCCTGGCACCCAGATCTTTCTGATTTGCGAGAATCCGGCGCTTTTGCCCGCCACTATTCGCAGCCGCTGCCAGCATATCAAGCTTGCTCCGCCAGCCGAGAAAGTATCGCTTGATTGGCTGCAATCTCAAGGATTTGACTTGGAGCCTTCCCAACTGGCATTGGCGTTGAATCACGGTGCGCCCCTGCTGGCAAAATCCTGGCTGGAAAGCGATGCGTCCACCCGAAGACAAAAGTTCTTGCATCACTGGCAAGCATTGATGGAAAGCCGCCAAGATCCCGTTGTACTCGCCGAGCAATGGAAAGACGAGCCCTTGGAAGCGTTATTATCCTGGTCCACGGCGTTGGCTGCTGATCTGATACGGTTGGCTTTCGGCATGGGCGGTCGGGTCATGAATCCAGATTGTCAGGCCCTGTTGCAGAAATATGGCGAGCAACTAAACTTAAGGAAATTAATGGATTACTGGCAGCAGCTGTTGGCCGCCAAACGGGATTGTCATTCCCAGGTCAATCGCCAACTGATGCTGGAAACTTTGTTTATTGAAACCTATCGGTTGACACCATGACGCAAACCAAATCG contains:
- a CDS encoding thymidylate kinase, with translation MKRGKFITLEGGEGVGKTTNLQYIQQFLLEQQIEVVVTREPGGVSVAEKLRSLIVEETSLYPEAELLLLFAGRVHHIQELILPSLNQGKWVICDRFTDASYAYQGEGRGIAWRRIEYLEDWLQKGLKPDLTLLLDAPVEVGLNRTRQRTDNNRFEKESLAFMQRVRRGYLLLSQLHPERIRRIDATRPLSQVQAQIGGILQELITSWRQS